CGCGGCACTGTTGCCGCCATGGCTGGTGACGATCACGAGCTTCCTGATCCCGGCGCGCGCGACGCTGTCGCCGAGCGCACGCCAGCTCCGCAGCGCGACCTCGGTCGGCATGGTCAGCGTGCCCGGATAGTCGATATGCTCGGTCGAGATCCCCACTGGCTGCACCGGCAGGACCGTCACCGGCAGCGCCGGCGGCAGCAGCGCGCGCACCTGGGCGAGATAGGCCTCGGCGATGTAGACGTCGGTGCCGAGAGGCAGGTGCGGGCCGTGCTGCTCGGTGGCGGCGAGCGGCAGCACTGCGATCCAGCGCGCGCTCTCGGGCGTTCCCGCCTCGGGCGTTGCCAAAGCGGGCCAGTGCAGCTCGGTCCAGTCGCGGGGCGGCAGGGTCATCGCGCGGGCAGTTTCCTTCGTCCGTGGGGCAGGGTAGGTATCACCCGAACGATCTTAACATGTTCAGCCAGAAAGAACCGGGGAGACCAGACATGGCGCAGGCGCTTCTGCCGCGAACGTTAATGGCGGCATTGCTGGTCCTCGGCGGGACTTTGGGCGGGATGATCTCGGCGGCCCATGCCCAGACCCTGGACAAGGTCTCGTTCGGCACCAACTGGGTCGCCGAGGCCGAGCATGGCGGCTTCTTCCAGGCGGTCGCCGACGGCACCTACAAGCGCTACGGTCTGGACGTGACGATCGTGCCGGGCGGTCCGAACGAGAACAACCGCATGCTGCTGATCTCGGGCAAGATCGAGTTCTTCATGGCCGCGAACACGCTGATGTCGTTCGACGCGGTCGCCAACAACGTGCCGGTGGTGTCGATCGCGGCGATGTTCCAGAAGGACCCGCAGGTGTTCCTGACCCACCCGGAGTCCAGGATCACCAAGCTCGACGAGCTGAAGCCGCTGACCCTGTTCGTCTCCAAGGAAGGCATCTCCAGCTACTATCAATGGCTGAAATCGGAATACGGTTTCTCCGAGAAGAACGTCCGCCCCTACACGTTCAATCCGCAGCCCTTCATCGCCACGCCGCAGAGCGCAATGCAGGGCTATGTCACGTCGGAGCCGTTCGCGGTCGAGCGCGCCGCCGGCTTCAAGCCCGGCGTGATCCTGCTCGCAGACAACGGCTTCAACACCTATTCGACCCTGATCGAGACGCGCCGCGACCTGATCGAGAGCAAGCCGGACCTGGTGCAGCGTTTCGTCGATGCCTCGATCATCGGCTGGTACAACTACATCTACGGCGACAATTCCGCGGGC
This region of Bradyrhizobium sp. SZCCHNS1050 genomic DNA includes:
- a CDS encoding ABC transporter substrate-binding protein, which translates into the protein MAALLVLGGTLGGMISAAHAQTLDKVSFGTNWVAEAEHGGFFQAVADGTYKRYGLDVTIVPGGPNENNRMLLISGKIEFFMAANTLMSFDAVANNVPVVSIAAMFQKDPQVFLTHPESRITKLDELKPLTLFVSKEGISSYYQWLKSEYGFSEKNVRPYTFNPQPFIATPQSAMQGYVTSEPFAVERAAGFKPGVILLADNGFNTYSTLIETRRDLIESKPDLVQRFVDASIIGWYNYIYGDNSAGNALIKKMNPEMTDDLLAYSVAKMKEYGIVDSGDSVEKGIGAMTEERIASFFDKMVRAGVVKSTIDYRKSYTLRFVNKSVGIDLRPKK